From one Mytilus edulis chromosome 1, xbMytEdul2.2, whole genome shotgun sequence genomic stretch:
- the LOC139500938 gene encoding RING finger and CHY zinc finger domain-containing protein 1-like — MSTEESQKPNDDLGCQHYKRKCKLRAPCCNRDYFCRICHDEKENHVLDRHSVKKVVCAKCEEVQEKHEKCTKCDIVFGKYFCSFCSLFDDEEKKQFHCQGCGLCRVGGRENFFHCETCDMCLALDLKDQHKCIVKSSRSNCAVCLEDLHTSRIEAHIPQCGHLIHRTCFREMIKTGNYACPICGESMLNMKEIWENLDEEVANCQMPDEYKDYHIQILCRDCHKESNVVFHVLGSKCSECGSYNTCRTAGPESNNPNVVSGASNTSESNQASNNAPEPVAANQPWLEMLESEDTTEQSGQTSDERKESNTTNDQRST; from the exons ATGTCCACTGAAGAGTCTCAAAAGCCTAATGATGATCTTGGTTGTCAGCACTACAAGAGAAAGTGCAAACTTCGT gcACCTTGCTGTAACCGCGATTATTTCTGTCGTATTTGTCATGATGAGAAAGAGAACCATGTGTTAGACCGACACTCAGTAAAGAAAGTGGTTTGTGCAAAATGTGAAGAAGTACAAGAG aaaCATGAGAAATGTACTAAATGTGATATAGTTTTTGGTAAATACTTCTGTTCATTTTGTTCTCTCTTTGATGATGAAGAGAAGAAACAGTTTCACTGTCAAGGTTGTGGTCTTTGTAG ggTTGGTGGCAGGGAGAATTTTTTTCACTGTGAAACATGTGATATGTGCCTGGCATTAGACTTGAAAGATCAGCACAAG tgtataGTAAAGTCTTCACGTTCTAATTGTGCAGTATGTTTAGAAGATCTTCATACTTCAAGAATAGAGGCTCATATACCTCAATGTGGACATCTCATTCACAG AACGTGCTTCAGAGAGATGATAAAAACAGG tAATTACGCCTGTCCAATATGTGGTGAATCAATGTTGAATATGAAAGAAATATGGGAAAATTTAGATGAAGAAGTTGCTAACTGTCAAATGCCTGATGAGTATAAGGATTATCATATACAGATTCTATGTAGAGATTGTCATAAG GAAAGTAATGTAGTTTTCCATGTGTTGGGATCAAAATGTTCTGAGTGTGGCTCGTACAACACATGTAGAACAGCAGGACCAGAATCTAATAACCCAAATGTAGTATCTGGTGCTAGCAATACCAGTGAATCGAACCAGGCATCTAACAATGCACCAGAACCTGTCGCAGCTAACCAGCCATGGCTAGAGATGTTAGAATCAGAAGATACAACAGAACAAAGTGGTCAAACTTCAGATGAAAGAAAAGAGTCAAATACTACAAATGACCAAAGGTCAACCTAA